A region of Allocoleopsis franciscana PCC 7113 DNA encodes the following proteins:
- a CDS encoding recombinase family protein, producing the protein MKLDSIWITGSTRSGKTTHLVSQFQKWVEQERGQTKPTFRGGSPITRRDRRMAPAILVFAANDDNRRDLTEQLTMAIQGRYPIRSKTPLGFFQDEVMLFWPLLIQPLHLRAQFPLRLRPETEQALAKELWRNGIEQWSQSLPGSNEDTKVRRLLDLLLLAAVSGTPIEDVSTLLQQGILEPEGTPEVWDAVGEMLLNWRRWCLERGLLTYGLICELYWRHLLPNPTYQQYLQQRYQAVLADDVDDYPAIARDLFDILLDQGAVGVFTYNPEGQVRLGLNADPNYLEGLAGRCQIKTLTDTPIPSLSNFAEDVVNLVTEPMPIANLPPSIQSIQTTSRAALLRQMAQLIIDQVKSGQVQPGEIAVIAPGLDDIARYVLSDILTKQGISVEPLNDQRPLISSPMIRALLTLLAMIYPGLGRLVDRDAIAEMLVVLSQKPGDWGQEEGKRQNTNSPFPMPHIDPVRAGLLADYCYSPNPEHPRLLPVESFMRWDRLGHRATAAYGEIVEWLEVQRVQHQQRLIPSCVVVLDRAIQKFLWNGSNLPYAAIAALRELMETAQHYWEVDGRLRQELNVGRLENPLQPANVPPPTPLNLLTSTQTIAQFIQMLRRGTVTANPYPVRRLSPATSNAVTLATIFQYRARRHSHRWQFWLDAGSPLWLSGGAATLFAAEIFLKQWSGQPWTEEDKMNADQERLQRILRNLLARAGERVYLCHSDLAVSGTDQAGPLLTLVHASVPLNAEVVLT; encoded by the coding sequence GTGAAGTTGGATTCAATTTGGATAACTGGTTCAACTCGTAGTGGTAAGACAACTCACCTTGTATCTCAGTTTCAAAAATGGGTTGAACAAGAACGAGGCCAAACAAAGCCTACGTTCCGAGGAGGTTCTCCCATCACTCGTCGCGACCGGAGAATGGCTCCTGCCATCTTAGTTTTTGCAGCAAATGACGATAATCGGCGGGATTTGACGGAACAATTGACCATGGCCATCCAGGGGCGATATCCCATTCGCTCCAAGACCCCTTTGGGCTTCTTTCAGGATGAAGTCATGCTATTTTGGCCCCTGTTAATCCAGCCATTGCATCTCAGAGCACAGTTTCCCTTGCGACTCCGTCCCGAAACTGAGCAGGCGTTGGCTAAAGAATTGTGGCGAAACGGCATCGAACAATGGAGTCAATCGCTACCGGGAAGCAATGAGGATACAAAAGTTCGCCGTCTATTAGACTTATTACTGTTAGCTGCGGTGAGTGGCACACCGATTGAGGATGTTTCAACCCTTCTCCAACAGGGCATTCTGGAACCAGAGGGAACCCCAGAAGTATGGGACGCGGTGGGAGAGATGCTCTTGAACTGGCGGCGCTGGTGTCTAGAGAGAGGATTACTGACGTATGGCCTGATCTGTGAGCTTTATTGGCGTCATCTGCTACCCAACCCAACGTATCAGCAGTATTTGCAGCAACGATATCAGGCGGTACTGGCGGATGATGTGGATGATTATCCCGCGATCGCACGAGATTTATTCGATATCTTATTAGACCAAGGAGCTGTTGGAGTCTTCACCTATAATCCAGAGGGTCAGGTACGCCTCGGATTAAATGCCGACCCCAACTATTTAGAAGGTTTAGCAGGGCGTTGCCAGATCAAAACCTTAACCGATACACCAATTCCCTCTTTGAGCAATTTTGCCGAGGACGTGGTGAACTTAGTGACTGAACCCATGCCGATCGCTAATCTACCCCCATCCATCCAATCGATTCAAACCACCTCCCGCGCCGCTTTATTACGGCAGATGGCTCAACTGATTATTGATCAGGTGAAATCGGGACAAGTTCAGCCGGGAGAGATTGCCGTGATTGCACCGGGTTTAGATGACATTGCCCGTTACGTCCTCAGCGATATTCTCACCAAGCAAGGCATCTCGGTAGAACCCCTCAACGACCAACGTCCGCTGATTAGTTCCCCCATGATTCGGGCACTGTTAACCCTTTTAGCCATGATATATCCCGGTTTGGGACGCTTAGTAGACCGAGATGCGATCGCAGAAATGCTGGTGGTTCTTAGTCAAAAGCCAGGAGACTGGGGACAAGAAGAAGGCAAACGTCAAAACACCAATTCCCCCTTCCCCATGCCCCACATCGACCCCGTGCGTGCGGGTTTGTTAGCCGATTACTGCTATTCCCCCAACCCCGAACACCCTCGCTTACTTCCCGTCGAGTCCTTTATGCGCTGGGATCGGCTGGGACATCGGGCAACCGCCGCTTATGGGGAAATTGTAGAGTGGTTGGAGGTGCAACGAGTACAACACCAACAGCGTTTGATTCCCTCCTGTGTCGTGGTTCTCGATCGAGCGATTCAGAAATTTTTATGGAATGGCAGCAACCTCCCCTATGCTGCGATCGCAGCCTTGCGGGAACTGATGGAAACCGCTCAACACTATTGGGAAGTAGACGGACGCCTGCGACAAGAGTTAAACGTTGGACGTTTGGAAAATCCGCTGCAACCCGCCAACGTACCACCTCCAACCCCATTAAACCTGCTCACATCCACTCAAACCATTGCCCAATTCATTCAAATGCTGCGTCGGGGTACCGTTACCGCCAATCCCTACCCGGTGCGCCGCCTCTCCCCAGCCACGAGCAATGCCGTGACGTTAGCGACAATCTTCCAATACCGCGCCCGTCGCCACTCTCACCGTTGGCAGTTTTGGCTGGATGCTGGTTCTCCCCTGTGGCTGAGTGGGGGTGCCGCTACCCTATTCGCCGCCGAGATTTTTCTCAAACAATGGTCGGGACAACCCTGGACAGAAGAGGATAAAATGAATGCCGATCAGGAGCGATTGCAACGAATTTTACGCAATTTATTAGCTCGAGCAGGTGAGCGAGTATACCTGTGTCACAGTGACTTAGCCGTGAGTGGTACGGATCAAGCGGGCCCTCTTTTAACCTTAGTTCATGCCTCCGTTCCCCTCAATGCTGAAGTTGTCCTCACTTAA
- a CDS encoding serine/threonine protein kinase, with protein MLQAEQVLQERYQLKQQLGQNAGRQTWLADDLQSIPSKSVIVKLLPFGGEVQWDDLKLFEREAQVLKQLNDPRIPQYRDYFSIDDRLLWFGLVHHYIPGVSLKQLLNQGKRFSEQEVRQIAIDVLEILIYLHGLNPSVLHRDIKPSNLIWGEDQQVYLVDFGAVQDRAAQEGATFTVVGTYGYAPMEQFGGRAVPASDLYALGATLIHLLTGTAPADLPQDDLRIQFSDKVNLSPHFVSWIEKLTEPSLKRRFSTAKEALTALQSNRIEHPTNSRLPSSSSGGRIIPPYGTRVELDKSPERLHILIPERRGRGNAGLLQLGGYLTLFMAGILWWMLKVGTPVVSFPFLFALVILAIKAIRFYYQRTLVAFDRNSNRFELEWRWLGHTVSRYKGAISQLAYVCCYRSKKSSEVMLTGVSSNSYSFGQGLTEYECAWLAQEIQTWLNFK; from the coding sequence ATGCTGCAAGCGGAACAGGTTTTACAGGAGCGCTATCAGCTCAAGCAACAATTAGGACAAAATGCAGGACGGCAAACTTGGCTGGCGGATGACTTGCAATCGATACCATCTAAATCCGTAATTGTCAAGTTATTGCCCTTTGGCGGCGAGGTGCAATGGGATGATTTGAAACTCTTTGAACGGGAAGCACAGGTTCTCAAGCAGCTTAATGATCCTCGCATTCCTCAATACCGTGATTATTTCTCGATTGATGACCGCTTGCTCTGGTTTGGCTTGGTGCATCACTATATCCCTGGTGTCTCTCTCAAGCAGTTGCTCAATCAGGGGAAACGCTTTTCAGAGCAGGAAGTTCGCCAAATCGCAATTGATGTTTTAGAGATTCTGATTTATCTGCATGGGTTAAATCCGTCCGTGCTGCATCGGGACATTAAGCCCAGTAATTTAATTTGGGGTGAAGATCAGCAAGTCTATTTAGTAGATTTTGGCGCAGTGCAAGACCGAGCGGCACAAGAGGGAGCCACATTTACAGTGGTGGGAACCTATGGCTATGCCCCCATGGAACAGTTTGGCGGTAGAGCCGTACCGGCTTCTGACCTCTATGCCCTGGGAGCCACCTTAATTCATTTACTCACGGGTACAGCTCCGGCGGACTTACCCCAAGATGATTTACGGATTCAGTTTAGCGACAAAGTTAATCTCAGTCCCCACTTTGTAAGCTGGATTGAAAAACTCACCGAACCCTCTCTCAAACGACGGTTTAGCACAGCCAAAGAAGCCCTAACCGCACTCCAATCCAATCGTATTGAGCATCCAACAAATTCTAGGCTGCCTTCGTCTTCCTCTGGAGGCAGAATTATTCCGCCCTACGGGACTCGCGTTGAGCTCGATAAGTCTCCCGAACGGCTGCACATTCTCATCCCTGAACGTCGGGGAAGGGGCAATGCAGGACTCTTACAACTAGGGGGTTACCTGACGCTGTTCATGGCAGGCATTCTTTGGTGGATGCTGAAGGTAGGGACACCTGTGGTTAGCTTTCCGTTTTTGTTTGCCCTGGTTATTCTGGCGATTAAAGCCATCCGATTTTATTACCAACGCACTCTCGTGGCGTTTGACCGCAACAGCAACCGTTTTGAGTTAGAGTGGCGCTGGTTGGGTCATACTGTCAGTCGGTATAAAGGGGCGATTTCCCAGCTGGCTTACGTTTGTTGCTATCGGAGTAAAAAGAGTTCAGAAGTGATGCTCACAGGCGTGAGTTCTAATTCATACTCCTTTGGTCAGGGTTTGACGGAATATGAGTGTGCTTGGTTGGCTCAAGAAATTCAAACTTGGCTGAACTTTAAGTGA
- a CDS encoding serine/threonine protein kinase, which translates to MLQAEQILNERYQLKRKLGQNSGRQTWLAEDIGVSPPESVIVKLLVFGGEVQWDDLKLFEREAQILKQLNHPRIPKYRDYFSIDERTLCFALVQDYIPGISIKEKLNQGKHFTEDEIVYIIAVDVLAILEFLHQLNPAVLHRDIKPSNLIWGEDDRIYLVDFGAVQDRVAREGATFTVVGTYGYAPMEQFSGRAVPASDLYALGVTLIHLLTGIAPIDLPQRNLRICFEEQVTLSPRVVNWLKTLTEPAPEQRFKSAAQALSALESALTPSITKDNSTIERQVLNNSGHGNILDSAVPVPNEIKGWNWGAFLMPWFWPFTNQVWIGLFSYVPNCQLIMALALGAKGNEWAWKSRRWRSIEQFKAHQRRWVVAGMCFWGSLSAMGIFTLLQAL; encoded by the coding sequence ATGCTGCAAGCGGAACAAATCTTAAATGAGCGCTACCAACTCAAACGTAAACTTGGACAAAATTCTGGGCGTCAAACCTGGCTGGCGGAAGATATTGGAGTCTCACCGCCTGAATCGGTAATTGTCAAACTCCTCGTCTTTGGCGGTGAAGTGCAATGGGATGATTTGAAACTATTTGAGCGGGAAGCTCAAATCCTCAAACAGCTCAACCATCCCCGAATTCCCAAGTATCGCGACTACTTTTCCATTGATGAGCGGACGCTTTGCTTTGCTTTGGTACAAGACTATATTCCTGGCATCTCTATTAAGGAAAAACTCAATCAAGGTAAACACTTTACGGAAGATGAAATTGTTTACATCATTGCGGTTGATGTTCTCGCCATTTTAGAATTTCTCCATCAGCTCAACCCTGCTGTGCTGCATCGTGATATCAAACCCAGCAACCTCATTTGGGGCGAGGATGATCGCATTTATTTGGTGGATTTCGGGGCAGTGCAGGATCGAGTCGCGAGAGAGGGAGCCACGTTTACGGTGGTGGGAACCTATGGCTATGCGCCAATGGAGCAGTTTTCCGGTAGGGCGGTACCCGCGTCTGACCTTTATGCCTTGGGAGTAACGTTAATTCATTTGCTCACAGGAATTGCCCCCATTGATTTACCCCAGCGAAATCTGCGGATTTGTTTTGAAGAGCAAGTGACGCTGAGTCCTAGAGTGGTGAACTGGCTCAAAACCCTGACTGAACCCGCTCCTGAACAACGTTTTAAGAGTGCGGCTCAGGCTCTTTCGGCGCTGGAATCCGCTTTAACACCCAGCATTACGAAGGACAACTCAACAATAGAACGACAGGTACTGAATAATTCAGGACACGGCAATATCTTGGATTCTGCGGTTCCTGTACCCAATGAAATCAAAGGCTGGAATTGGGGCGCTTTTTTGATGCCTTGGTTTTGGCCTTTTACCAATCAGGTTTGGATTGGTCTTTTCTCCTATGTCCCCAATTGCCAGTTAATCATGGCACTGGCACTGGGTGCGAAAGGCAATGAATGGGCTTGGAAAAGCCGAAGATGGCGCAGTATTGAACAATTTAAAGCCCATCAACGACGCTGGGTAGTTGCTGGAATGTGTTTTTGGGGAAGTCTGTCAGCGATGGGAATATTCACGTTGCTCCAGGCTTTATGA
- a CDS encoding serine/threonine protein kinase — protein MLQAEQILNERYQLKRKLGQNAGRQTWLAEDIGVSPSESVVVKLLAFGGEVQWDDLKLFEREAQVLKQLNHPRIPKYRDYFSIDERTLWFGLVQEYIPGISLKEQLNQGKRFSQKQIHKIAVDILKILEFLHQLNPAVLHRDIKPSNLIWGEDDEVYLVDFGAVQDRAAKEGATFTVVGTYGYAPMEQFGGRAIPASDLYALGATLIHLLTGTAPGDLPQRNLCICFEDRVTLNPRVINWIKKLTEPAPEKRFKSATEALSALKSGRELNPHPKGRGIPVELGFQTTASTIVNNNSGQGNLFDNSVPIPDEIQGWNWGAFFLPHIWAISNQVWIGLFAFVPIIGTVMGFVLAAKGNEWAWKSRRWHSIEQFKDHQKSWTKVGLFIGIPMVWLPALYTLLSLF, from the coding sequence ATGCTGCAAGCGGAACAAATCTTAAATGAGCGTTATCAACTCAAACGTAAACTTGGACAAAATGCAGGGCGTCAAACCTGGCTGGCTGAGGATATTGGAGTTTCACCCAGTGAATCGGTAGTTGTCAAACTTCTGGCCTTTGGGGGTGAAGTGCAGTGGGATGATTTGAAACTATTTGAGCGGGAAGCACAGGTTCTCAAACAGCTCAACCATCCCCGAATTCCCAAGTATCGCGACTACTTTTCGATTGATGAGCGGACGCTGTGGTTTGGTCTAGTACAAGAATATATCCCTGGCATCTCCCTTAAGGAACAGCTAAATCAAGGTAAACGCTTTAGCCAAAAGCAAATTCATAAGATTGCAGTTGATATCCTGAAAATCCTGGAGTTTCTCCACCAACTTAATCCCGCCGTACTGCATCGAGACATTAAACCCAGCAATTTGATCTGGGGTGAGGATGATGAGGTTTACTTAGTCGATTTCGGCGCAGTGCAAGACCGGGCGGCAAAAGAGGGAGCCACTTTTACGGTGGTGGGAACTTATGGCTATGCACCGATGGAACAGTTTGGGGGTAGAGCCATACCCGCCTCCGACCTTTATGCCTTGGGGGCAACGTTAATCCATCTGCTCACGGGAACAGCACCCGGAGACTTGCCCCAACGGAACTTGTGCATTTGCTTTGAAGACCGAGTCACCCTGAACCCTAGGGTGATTAACTGGATTAAGAAACTGACTGAACCGGCTCCTGAGAAACGATTCAAGAGTGCGACGGAGGCACTCTCTGCGTTGAAATCCGGTAGGGAACTCAACCCGCATCCAAAGGGTAGAGGCATTCCGGTGGAACTCGGCTTTCAGACAACAGCCTCTACTATAGTGAATAATAATTCCGGACAGGGGAATCTATTTGATAATTCTGTGCCTATACCAGATGAAATTCAAGGCTGGAATTGGGGCGCTTTTTTCTTACCTCATATTTGGGCGATTTCTAATCAAGTTTGGATTGGTCTGTTCGCCTTTGTCCCGATCATTGGTACGGTCATGGGATTTGTACTAGCCGCTAAAGGGAATGAGTGGGCATGGAAAAGTAGAAGATGGCACAGTATTGAACAATTTAAAGACCATCAAAAATCGTGGACGAAAGTTGGCCTTTTCATTGGAATTCCTATGGTTTGGCTTCCTGCACTCTATACACTCCTTAGCTTATTTTAG
- a CDS encoding glycosyltransferase family 4 protein: protein MRIAQIAPLWERVPPPAYGGIELVVGLLSDELVRRGHEVTLFASGDSISLAKLESVHPQALRLDPTIKEFGIYEMLQMSRVYEMASEFDIIHSHMGCAALPYGNLVKTPTVHTLHGIFTPDNEKLFTYARKQPYISISDAQREPRLNLNYVATVHNGIDTSQYDFYPEPQDPPYLAFVGRISPEKGPQQAIEIAKRSGWHLKMAGKVDAVDVKFYEQEIKPLIDGKQIEYLGEATHEQKCALMGGAAATLFPITWREPFGLVMIESMATGTPVIAMKMGSTPEVIVHGQTGFLCETIEECIAAIAPATQLSRQTCREHVLKYFSVEHMTEGYEAVYQQILAERFTQNGHAYSISQV, encoded by the coding sequence ATGCGAATTGCACAAATTGCGCCATTGTGGGAGCGAGTTCCTCCTCCAGCCTATGGCGGGATTGAACTAGTTGTCGGATTGCTCTCGGATGAACTCGTCAGACGCGGACACGAAGTTACTTTATTTGCTTCTGGGGATTCCATTTCTCTAGCGAAACTTGAATCAGTTCACCCCCAAGCCTTGCGTCTCGACCCCACAATCAAGGAATTCGGTATCTACGAGATGCTGCAAATGAGTCGGGTTTACGAGATGGCGTCTGAGTTTGATATCATTCATTCCCATATGGGCTGTGCAGCTTTGCCCTATGGAAATCTGGTCAAAACGCCCACCGTTCACACCCTACACGGCATTTTTACCCCTGATAACGAGAAACTGTTCACCTACGCCCGGAAACAACCCTACATCAGTATTTCCGACGCTCAGCGGGAGCCAAGATTAAATTTGAACTACGTGGCAACCGTCCATAATGGGATTGACACGAGCCAATACGACTTTTACCCAGAACCCCAAGACCCCCCATACCTAGCCTTTGTGGGACGGATTTCTCCGGAGAAAGGGCCACAACAGGCGATTGAAATTGCCAAGCGTTCAGGCTGGCATTTGAAGATGGCAGGCAAAGTAGATGCCGTCGATGTGAAATTTTACGAGCAAGAAATCAAGCCTCTGATTGATGGCAAACAGATTGAGTATTTAGGAGAGGCAACCCACGAGCAAAAATGTGCCTTGATGGGAGGCGCAGCTGCAACCCTATTCCCCATTACCTGGCGCGAACCCTTCGGCTTGGTGATGATTGAATCGATGGCAACAGGAACGCCCGTGATTGCCATGAAGATGGGTTCCACCCCAGAGGTGATTGTCCACGGTCAGACTGGCTTTTTGTGTGAAACAATTGAAGAATGTATAGCGGCGATCGCACCCGCCACTCAGTTGAGCCGTCAGACTTGCCGGGAGCATGTCCTGAAGTACTTCAGTGTGGAACACATGACCGAGGGTTACGAGGCTGTGTATCAGCAAATCCTGGCTGAGCGTTTTACACAAAACGGTCACGCTTATAGCATCAGTCAAGTGTAA
- a CDS encoding transglycosylase domain-containing protein, producing the protein MSPPQPPQQPKTLLTQLTQAVQTIQARVNFNALALKPNARVPELLVQDAGAPKAEVYPLLGDRYLLGRSSKSCDIVVRNPVVSQIHLSLERYGRRQRHFIIKDENSTNGMYRGRRRLSSLVLRHGDILTIGPPELAAAVRLEYVDPPPWYILAIRYGLYGIGGLTALLVLIIGIEWLKVPVRPLPLGVHGPVVISADDGTFLRQPRTTAHRELQRLSEFSPYLPKAVVASEDSRYYWHFGVDPYGIARALVTNFKGGGIREGASTLTQQVARSLFTDYVGRENSAGRKFREAIVALKLETFYSKDDILKLYLNRIYLGIDAYGFEDAARFYFDKSAKDLTLSEAATLVAILPAPNRFNPIQDYNTALALRNRVITRMRGLGMINQQEANEARRSRIDVSPKASAFLASTKAPYFYSYVFEELRELLGEDLAQEGNFIVETSLDLNTQAKAEAALRSFVNTEGSRLRFSQGALVTLNTSNGEIQALVGGIDYQKSQFNRATQAKRQPGSTFKLFDYAAALAQNIPAGKTYSCAPAYGLRGCERSGGAVDMYTGMAQSENVIAVRVAMDAGLDNVVQTARRLGVRSELKPVPRLAIGQSEVNVLEITGSYAAIANRGFWNRPHAIKRILDSGQCKDTNDRSTCRVIYSFDESRDKGLQAVSPGVAQTTTALLRAVVQSGTGRSAAIAPGVAGKTGTTDRNVDLWFIGFIPSNQLVTGIWLGNDNNSPTNGSSAQAAQLWSNYMRQVVQ; encoded by the coding sequence ATGAGTCCTCCCCAACCGCCCCAACAGCCCAAAACGCTGCTCACTCAGCTAACTCAGGCCGTACAGACGATTCAAGCCAGAGTTAACTTTAATGCCCTGGCGCTCAAGCCTAATGCCAGAGTCCCGGAACTCTTGGTACAAGACGCTGGTGCTCCTAAAGCTGAGGTCTATCCCCTATTGGGAGACCGTTACTTGCTCGGACGCAGCTCAAAATCCTGCGACATCGTGGTACGCAACCCTGTAGTCAGCCAGATACATCTGTCTTTAGAACGCTATGGACGGCGTCAAAGACACTTTATCATCAAAGACGAAAATTCCACGAACGGGATGTATCGAGGCCGACGCCGTCTCTCTTCCCTGGTTTTGCGTCATGGTGACATCCTCACGATTGGTCCCCCCGAACTGGCGGCTGCGGTGCGATTGGAGTATGTCGATCCGCCCCCTTGGTATATCCTGGCCATTCGTTATGGCCTTTATGGTATCGGTGGATTAACAGCTTTGTTGGTACTGATCATCGGCATTGAGTGGCTGAAAGTGCCAGTCCGACCCTTACCCTTAGGGGTTCATGGACCAGTGGTGATTTCGGCTGATGATGGGACGTTTTTACGTCAACCTCGAACCACCGCCCACCGAGAATTGCAACGACTATCGGAATTTTCCCCTTACCTGCCCAAGGCAGTGGTGGCTTCAGAAGACAGTCGTTATTACTGGCACTTTGGAGTAGACCCTTATGGTATTGCACGAGCCTTGGTAACCAATTTCAAGGGCGGCGGCATTCGTGAAGGGGCGAGTACGTTAACGCAACAAGTGGCTCGCAGTCTGTTTACCGACTATGTTGGGCGGGAAAACAGTGCAGGGAGGAAATTCCGAGAGGCGATCGTTGCCCTGAAGCTGGAGACATTTTACAGTAAGGACGATATTTTAAAGCTGTATTTAAACCGCATCTATTTAGGGATTGATGCTTACGGCTTTGAAGATGCGGCTCGGTTTTATTTTGACAAATCGGCGAAGGATTTAACCCTTTCAGAAGCCGCAACGTTGGTGGCAATTTTACCCGCGCCCAATCGGTTTAATCCGATTCAGGATTACAATACCGCCTTGGCATTGCGGAATCGCGTGATCACTCGGATGCGTGGTTTAGGGATGATTAATCAGCAAGAAGCAAACGAGGCAAGGCGATCGCGGATTGATGTTAGCCCTAAAGCCAGTGCATTCCTGGCTAGCACTAAGGCACCCTATTTCTACAGCTATGTCTTCGAGGAACTGCGGGAGTTACTAGGAGAAGATTTGGCTCAAGAAGGGAACTTTATCGTGGAAACCTCTCTGGATCTGAACACTCAAGCCAAAGCGGAAGCCGCGTTACGTTCCTTTGTGAACACAGAGGGGTCTCGCTTGAGATTTTCCCAAGGGGCACTGGTGACTCTCAATACAAGCAACGGCGAAATTCAAGCCCTTGTGGGAGGTATAGACTACCAAAAAAGTCAGTTTAATCGTGCCACCCAAGCCAAGCGACAACCCGGTTCTACGTTCAAACTCTTTGACTATGCCGCTGCCTTAGCTCAAAATATCCCAGCCGGCAAAACCTACTCCTGCGCCCCTGCCTACGGCTTACGGGGGTGTGAACGTTCGGGTGGGGCGGTGGATATGTACACGGGGATGGCGCAATCGGAGAACGTGATTGCCGTCCGGGTGGCGATGGATGCCGGTTTAGATAATGTAGTGCAAACAGCACGACGCCTCGGTGTGCGATCAGAACTGAAGCCCGTTCCCCGTTTGGCGATTGGTCAAAGCGAAGTCAACGTGTTAGAAATTACGGGTTCTTATGCGGCGATCGCAAATCGCGGTTTCTGGAACCGTCCCCACGCGATCAAACGCATTCTGGATAGTGGTCAGTGTAAAGACACCAACGATAGAAGTACCTGTCGTGTTATTTACAGCTTTGACGAGAGTCGGGACAAGGGGCTGCAAGCTGTCTCACCCGGAGTTGCACAGACAACGACTGCTTTGCTGCGGGCTGTGGTGCAATCAGGGACAGGTCGCTCTGCGGCGATCGCGCCAGGCGTAGCGGGGAAAACGGGGACGACCGACCGCAATGTTGATCTCTGGTTTATTGGTTTTATTCCCAGTAATCAGCTAGTGACCGGTATTTGGTTAGGAAACGATAACAATTCTCCAACTAACGGTAGTAGTGCCCAAGCCGCCCAGTTATGGAGTAACTATATGCGCCAAGTTGTGCAGTGA